The region CAGATGGTCTCTCATCCTACACGTCCTCCTCGCCGTCACCAACTCATGCAACTGGCTCAGATGGGTGACCCGCTTCCCCTGCGACATCTTCGGCTTCTACGTCGCCTTCATATACCTCCAAAAAGGCATACAAGTGCTCGACCGCCTCGGCGACAGCTCCCCCTTCTACCTGTCCATCATGGCAGCCCTGCTAGTCTTCATGGTGGCTTATATCTGCGGCGAGTTGGGAACGAGCAGCCTCTTCAGACACCCGATCCGCGTGTTTCTCAAAGACTACGGCACGCCCCTGACGCTGATCTTCTTCACGGGTTTCGTGCACATTGGTCGCATCGCGCAggttgagctggagaggcTGCCGACGGGGATTGCGTTTGAACCCACGAGTGGAAGGGCGTGGGTAGTGCGCTTTTGGGACTTGAGCGTCGGTCAGATATTCACGGCACTGCCGTTTGCGATTCTTCTGACCATCTTGTTTTGGTTTGATCACAACGGTTCGTTTTTGCTCTGTTAATCTTATGATCGCCAGCTAATAATACCAGTATCTTCCCTCATCGCTCAAGGAAGTGAATTTCCCCTTCGCAAACCCGCCGGCTTCCACTGGGATCTCTTCCTCTTAGGAATCACGACCGGCGTCGCAGGTATTCTTGGCCTGCCCTTCCCCAACGGCCTCATCCCACAGGCCCCCTTCCACACAGAATCCCTGTGCGTCACCAAACCCGTCAAGAAGCTTGACGAAAAGGGCGAGGATAAAGGAGACTTCACCTTTGAGGCGACGCACGTCGTCGAGCAGCGCGTCTCCAACCTCGCGCAGGGCCTCCTCACACTAGGAACCATGACCGGCCCGCTCCTCGTGGTCCTGCACCTCATTCCGCACGGCGTCCTCGCAGGCCTCTTCTTCATAATGGGCATCCAGGCCCTCGAGGCGAACGGTATCACCGCCAAGCTCATGTTTCTTGCGCGTGATAAGTCCCTCACGCCTCCTGGTGCACCACTGCGCAGCATCAAGCGCCGCTCGGCTATATGGCTATTCGTCATTATTGAATTGCTGGGCTTTGGAGCCACGTTTGCGATCACGCAGACTGTCGCGGCGGTAGGGTTCCCCGTTTTCATCTTTTTGCTTATTCCGTTGCGGGCGTTGGTTCTGCCGCGTTTCTTTCGTGCTGAGGAACTGGATGTGTTGGATGCGCCGACGGCTTCGGAGTTTACGATGGAAGGGATTGGAGGGTCGTGGGGTGGGAGGGCTGGTGGTGCGGCGGTGGAGCGgagtggtgatgagactgCTGTTTCTGGTTGTTCGTCTGGGGAAGAGGGCAGGAATCG is a window of Pochonia chlamydosporia 170 chromosome 5, whole genome shotgun sequence DNA encoding:
- a CDS encoding anion exchange family protein (similar to Neosartorya fischeri NRRL 181 XP_001263371.1), with product MADERVLPTEEQPRRRDWWKVHLFRGMVNDVRRRAPYYVSDWVDAWDYRVVPATVYMYFANILPALAFSLDMFSKTGSNYGVNEVLLASVLGSVVFSIFAAQPLVIVGVTGPITVFNYTVYDIMKDTGVNYIGFMAWIGIWSLILHVLLAVTNSCNWLRWVTRFPCDIFGFYVAFIYLQKGIQVLDRLGDSSPFYLSIMAALLVFMVAYICGELGTSSLFRHPIRVFLKDYGTPLTLIFFTGFVHIGRIAQVELERLPTGIAFEPTSGRAWVVRFWDLSVGQIFTALPFAILLTILFWFDHNVSSLIAQGSEFPLRKPAGFHWDLFLLGITTGVAGILGLPFPNGLIPQAPFHTESLCVTKPVKKLDEKGEDKGDFTFEATHVVEQRVSNLAQGLLTLGTMTGPLLVVLHLIPHGVLAGLFFIMGIQALEANGITAKLMFLARDKSLTPPGAPLRSIKRRSAIWLFVIIELLGFGATFAITQTVAAVGFPVFIFLLIPLRALVLPRFFRAEELDVLDAPTASEFTMEGIGGSWGGRAGGAAVERSGDETAVSGCSSGEEGRNRFERTERRDSVFASPGGPRKSQEDLAELGRVQSGQSTATRRMSVDRRSNLRTESSHQR